One Solanum pennellii chromosome 9, SPENNV200 DNA segment encodes these proteins:
- the LOC107030819 gene encoding putative E3 ubiquitin-protein ligase RF298, producing the protein MVDDNISDDADEKSLAISDEEKGSRNKRKFESKIPLGTSSDSHGSSLTEFLRYDLLEKPTKGVTLFEIDPLTSECPQYDVEQEVETAQNIDSEDMSACCSFVLDKKLDSSSSGATKKSSHSKMKILVKCNQPLAKESFDSQCLSSPIAPASDTSKVPPIKDNINEKDLDSLFMEPKSNKKVPNNTTISSAVQDYYVGIPYDESLGKFVPRNERDENILFLTFHLKTLQEELQGXNFHLKTLQEELQGWSDWANEKVMQATRRLGKDQAELKRMRQEKEDAENVHQEKHMLEETTMRRIMEMEQALVNTNSMGETINSLLNTMEMDNVGLKKDLEAVMLSTGKHDMNVNNALAKEQEALKKCQAADMEKRSFEEDLSAIKREKTSLQQQQEKANKVLHQYKDLFRHEGSVKQRFQQQADCLKNEREQLRVKGKVQRHNFREKVERNKQKYKEQIQKCESEISQLRFQSERSITEALKRGIPQLTKGLSTYAESSDSNVVKMERECVMCMHEHISVVFLPCAHQVLCEDCNVLHQKKGMDECPSCRTPIKERISVHFPDSE; encoded by the exons ATGGTTGATGATAACATCAGTGATGATGCGGATGAAAAGTCGTTGGCGATTTCAGATGAGGAAAAAGGAAGCAGGAACAAGAGGAAGTTTGAATCTAAGATTCCTCTAGGAACTTCTTCTGATTCACATGGGTCGTCTCTTACGGAGTTTCTAAGATATGATTTATTAGAGAAACCAACGAAAGGAGTCACTCTATTTGAGATTGACCCATTGACGAGCGAGTGTCCTCAGTATGATGTTGAACAAGAAGTGGAAACTGCACAAAATATAGATTCGGAGGACATGTCGGCCTGCTGCAGTTTTGTTTTGGACAAGAAACTGGACTCATCTTCTTCTGGTGCAACAAAGAAGAGTTCGCActctaaaatgaaaattttggttAAATGCAATCAACCTCTAGCTAAAGAAAGTTTTGATAGTCAATGCCTTTCCTCACCCATAGCACCTGCAAGTGACACTTCCAAAGTGCCACCTATTAAAgataatataaatgaaaagGATCTGGATTCATTATTCATGGAGCCTAAGTCCAACAAAAAAGTCCCCAACAACACAACTATTTCTTCTGCGGTGCAAGATTATTATGttggtatcccatatgatgagtcTTTGGGTAAATTTGTCCCTCGAAATGAGAGAGATGAAAATATATTGTTTCTAACTTTTCATTTGAAGACACTGCAGGAAGAGCTCCAAGGGTGNAATTTTCATTTGAAGACACTGCAGGAAGAGCTCCAAGGGTGGTCTGATTGGGCAAATGAGAAGGTAATGCAGGCTACCCGGAGGCTTGGCAAGGACCAGGCTGAGCTTAAAAGGATGAggcaagaaaaagaagatgcTGAAAATGTTCACCAGGAAAAGCATATGCTGGAGGAAACCACCATGAGGAGGATTATGGAGATGGAGCAAGCGTTGGTAAATACTAATTCCATGGGTGAAACAATTAATTCTCTTCTTAACACCATGGAGATGGATAATGTTGGACTGAAGAAGGATTTGGAAGCCGTAATGCTCTCTACCGGCAAGCATGATATGAACGTCAATAATGCTTTAGCAAAAGAGCAGGAAGCACTAAAGAAGTGTCAAGCAGCGGACATGGAGAAGCGCTCATTTGAGGAGGATTTATCTGCTATCAAGCGGGAAAAAACTTCTTTGCAACAGCAGCAAGAGAAAGCCAACAAGGTTCTGCACCAATATAAG GATCTATTTAGGCATGAGGGATCGGTGAAACAAAGATTTCAACAACAAGCTGATTGTctgaaaaatgaaagagaacaACTCCGTGTTAAGGGAAAAGTGCAGCGGCATAATTTTAGAGAGAAGGTAGAGAGAAACAAGCAAAAGtataaagaacaaatacaaAAGTGTGAGAGTGAAATTTCTCAGTTGAGATTCCAATCTGAAAGATCAATAACAGAGGCACTAAAACGAGGCATTCCTCAATTGACAAAGGGTTTATCAACCTATGCAGAAAGTTCTGACTCTAATGTTGTAAAGATGGAGAGGGAGTGTGTTATGTGTATGCATGAACATATATCAGTGGTTTTTCTCCCTTGTGCACATCAAGTTCTTTGTGAAGATTGCAATGTGCTTCACCAAAAGAAAGGAATGGACGAATGCCCTTCTTGTAGGACACCAATTAAGGAGAGAATTAGTGTCCACTTTCCTGATTCCGAATAG
- the LOC107030860 gene encoding putative E3 ubiquitin-protein ligase RF298 — MVDDNISDDADENALAISDEEKGSRNKRKFESKIPLGTSSDSHGSSLTEFLRYDLLEKPTKGVTLFEIDPSTSGFPQYEVEQEVETAPNIDSEDMSACCSFVLDKKLDSSSSGATKKSSHSKMKILVKCNQPLAKESFDSQCLSSPISPASDTSTVPPIKDNINEKDLDSLSMESKSSKKVPDNTTISSAVQDYYVGIPYDESLGKYVPRNERDENILFLTSHLKTLQEEIQGWSDWANEKVKQATRRLRKDKAELKRMRQEKEDAENVHQEKHMLEETTMRRILEMEQALVNTNSMGETINSLLNTLEIDNVGLKKDLEAVMLSTGKHAMNVNNALTKEQEALKKCQAADMEKRSFEEDLSAIKQEKTSLQQQQEKANKVLHQYKDLFKHEESVKQRFQQQADCLKNEREQLRVKGKVQRHNYREKVERNKQKYKEEIQKCESEISQLRFQSERSITEALKRGIPQLTKGLSTYAESSDSNVVKMERECVMCMHEHVSVVFLPCAHQVLCEDCNVLHQKKGMDECPSCRTPIKERISVHFPDSE, encoded by the exons ATGGTTGATGATAACATCAGTGATGATGCGGATGAAAACGCGTTGGCGATTTCAGATGAGGAAAAAGGAAGCAGGAACAAGAGGAAATTTGAATCTAAGATTCCTCTAGGAACTTCTTCTGATTCACATGGGTCGTCTCTTACGGAGTTTCTAAGATATGATTTATTAGAAAAACCAACAAAAGGAGTCACTCTATTTGAGATTGACCCATCGACGAGCGGGTTTCCTCAGTATGAGGTTGAACAAGAAGTGGAAACTGCACCAAATATAGATTCGGAGGACATGTCGGCCTGCTGTAGTTTTGTTTTGGACAAGAAACTGGACTCGTCTTCTTCTGGTGCAACAAAGAAGAGTTCGCActctaaaatgaaaattttggttAAATGCAATCAACCTCTAGCTAAAGAAAGTTTTGATAGTCAATGCCTTTCCTCACCCATATCACCTGCAAGTGACACTTCCACAGTGCCACCTATTAAAgataatataaatgaaaagGATCTGGATTCATTATCCATGGAGTCTAAGTCCAGCAAAAAAGTCCCCGACAACACAACTATTTCTTCTGCGGTGCAGGATTATTATGttggtatcccatatgatgagtcTTTGGGTAAATATGTCCCTCGAAATGAGAGAGATGAAAATATATTGTTTCTAACGTCTCATTTGAAGACACTGCAGGAAGAGATCCAAGGGTGGTCTGATTGGGCAAATGAGAAGGTAAAGCAGGCTACCCGGAGGCTTAGAAAGGACAAGGCTGAGCTTAAAAGGATGAggcaagaaaaagaagatgcTGAAAATGTTCACCAGGAAAAGCATATGCTGGAGGAAACCACCATGAGGAGGATTTTGGAGATGGAGCAAGCGTTGGTAAATACTAATTCCATGGGTGAGACAATTAATTCTCTTCTTAACACCTTGGAGATTGATAATGTTGGACTGAAGAAGGATTTGGAAGCCGTAATGCTCTCTACCGGCAAGCATGCTATGAACGTCAATAATGCTTTAACAAAAGAGCAGGAAGCACTAAAGAAGTGTCAAGCAGCGGACATGGAGAAGCGCTCATTTGAGGAGGATTTATCTGCTATCAAGCAGGAAAAAACTTCTTTGCAACAGCAGCAAGAGAAAGCCAACAAGGTTCTGCACCAATATAAG GATCTATTTAAGCATGAGGAATCGGTGAAACAAAGATTTCAACAACAAGCTGATTGtctaaaaaatgaaagagaacaACTCCGTGTTAAGGGAAAAGTGCAGCGGCATAATTATAGAGAGAAGGTAGAGAGAAACAAGCAAAAGTATAAAGAAGAAATACAAAAGTGTGAGAGTGAAATTTCTCAGTTGAGATTCCAATCTGAAAGATCAATAACAGAGGCCCTAAAACGAGGCATTCCTCAATTGACAAAGGGTTTATCAACCTATGCAGAAAGTTCTGACTCTAATGTTGTAAAGATGGAGAGGGAGTGTGTTATGTGTATGCATGAACATGTATCAGTGGTTTTTCTCCCTTGTGCACATCAAGTTCTTTGTGAAGATTGCAATGTGCTTCACCAAAAGAAAGGAATGGACGAATGCCCTTCTTGTAGGACACCAATTAAGGAGAGAATTAGTGTCCACTTTCCTGATTCCGAATAG
- the LOC107030848 gene encoding putative E3 ubiquitin-protein ligase RF298, with amino-acid sequence MVDDNISDDADEKSLAISDEEKGSRNKRKFESKIPLGTSSDSHGSSLTEFLRYDLLEKPTKGVTLFEIDPLTSGCPQYDVEQEVETAPNIDSEDMSACCSFVLDKKLDSSSSGATKKSSQSKMKILVKCNQPLAKESFDSKCLSSPIAPASDTSKVPPIKDNINEKDLDSLSMEPKSSKKVPDNITISSAVQDYYVGIPYDESLGKYVPRNEIDENILFLTFHLKTLQEELQGWSDWANEKVMQATRRLGKDQAELKRMRQEKEDVENVHQEKHMLEETTMRRIMEMEQALVNTNSMGETINSLLNTMEMDNVGLKKDLEAVMLSTGKHAMNVNNALAKEQEALKKCQVADMEKRSFEEDLSAIKREKTSLQQQQEKANKVLHQYKDLFKHEELVKERFQQQADCLKNEREQLRVKGKVQRHNFREKVERNKQKYKEEIQKCESEISQLRFQSERSITEALKRGIPQLTKGLSTYAESSDSNVVKMERECVMCMHEHISVVFLPCAHQVLCEDCNVLHQKKGMDECPSCRSPIKERISVHFPDSE; translated from the exons ATGGTTGATGATAACATCAGTGATGATGCGGATGAAAAGTCGTTGGCGATTTCAGATGAGGAAAAAGGAAGCAGGAACAAGAGGAAGTTTGAATCTAAGATTCCTCTAGGAACTTCTTCTGATTCACATGGGTCGTCTCTTACGGAGTTTCTAAGATATGATTTATTAGAGAAACCAACGAAAGGAGTCACTCTATTTGAGATTGACCCATTGACGAGCGGGTGTCCTCAGTATGATGTTGAACAAGAAGTGGAAACTGCACCAAATATAGATTCGGAGGACATGTCGGCCTGCTGCAGTTTTGTTTTGGACAAGAAACTGGACTCGTCTTCTTCTGGTGCAACAAAGAAGAGTTCGCAgtctaaaatgaaaattttggttAAATGCAATCAACCTCTAGCTAAAGAAAGTTTTGATAGTAAATGCCTTTCCTCACCCATAGCACCTGCAAGTGACACTTCCAAAGTGCCACCTATTAAAGATAATATAAACGAAAAGGATCTGGATTCATTATCCATGGAGCCTAAGTCCAGCAAAAAAGTCCCCGACAACATAACTATTTCTTCTGCTGTGCAAGATTATTATGttggtatcccatatgatgagtcTTTGGGTAAATATGTCCCTCGaaatgagatagatgaaaatATATTGTTTCTAACTTTTCATTTGAAGACACTGCAGGAAGAGCTCCAAGGGTGGTCTGATTGGGCAAATGAGAAGGTAATGCAGGCTACCCGGAGGCTTGGCAAGGACCAGGCTGAGCTTAAAAGGATGAggcaagaaaaagaagatgttGAAAATGTTCACCAGGAAAAGCATATGCTGGAGGAAACCACCATGAGGAGGATTATGGAGATGGAGCAAGCGTTGGTAAATACTAATTCCATGGGTGAAACAATTAATTCTCTTCTTAACACCATGGAGATGGATAATGTTGGACTGAAGAAGGATTTGGAAGCCGTAATGCTCTCTACCGGCAAGCATGCTATGAACGTCAATAATGCTTTAGCAAAAGAGCAGGAAGCACTAAAGAAGTGTCAAGTAGCGGACATGGAGAAGCGCTCATTTGAGGAGGATTTATCTGCTATCAAGCGGGAAAAAACTTCTTTGCAACAGCAGCAAGAGAAAGCCAACAAGGTTCTGCACCAATATAAG GATCTATTTAAGCATGAGGAATTGGTGAAAGAAAGATTTCAACAACAAGCTGATTGTctgaaaaatgaaagagaacaACTCCGTGTTAAGGGAAAAGTGCAGCGGCATAATTTTAGAGAGAAGGTAGAGAGAAACAAGCAAAAGTATAAAGAAGAAATACAAAAGTGTGAGAGTGAAATTTCTCAGTTGAGATTCCAATCTGAAAGATCAATAACAGAGGCCCTAAAACGAGGCATTCCTCAATTGACAAAGGGTTTATCAACCTATGCAGAAAGTTCTGACTCTAATGTTGTAAAGATGGAGAGGGAGTGTGTTATGTGTATGCATGAACATATATCAGTGGTTTTTCTCCCTTGTGCACATCAAGTTCTTTGTGAAGATTGCAATGTGCTTCACCAAAAGAAAGGAATGGACGAATGCCCTTCTTGTAGGTCACCAATTAAGGAGAGAATTAGTGTCCACTTTCCTGATTCCGAATAG